One Streptosporangium sp. NBC_01495 DNA window includes the following coding sequences:
- a CDS encoding ABC transporter ATP-binding protein, giving the protein MTADRTVGMFGGGSGELTAPAQSPTALEAMRLAKRYRGTWALRDCTLSVPAGRVVALVGPNGAGKSTFLHLVAGLIAPTRGSVRVFGEPVGQRAAALARVAFLAQDKPLYDGFTVAEMLRFGHHLNPGWDDALARQRLAELDIPLNRKVGKLSGGQQAQVALTIAVAKRPDLLVMDEPLANLDPVARHDVMRSLMAAVAETQMTVVLSSHVVADLTNACDWLVVLNRGQVQISGEVDELLATHRMLSGPAELADGVAARMPVISDSRSERQADLLVRTGPGTPLHDPRWRTSSVSLEELVLAYLRRPDTTSLPRPTLTISDR; this is encoded by the coding sequence ATGACGGCGGATCGGACAGTGGGGATGTTCGGCGGCGGATCCGGTGAGCTCACCGCCCCCGCACAGAGCCCGACGGCTCTGGAGGCCATGAGGCTCGCCAAGCGGTATCGGGGCACGTGGGCGTTGCGCGACTGCACGCTGTCCGTCCCCGCCGGCCGGGTGGTCGCGCTCGTCGGACCGAACGGCGCGGGCAAGTCCACGTTCCTGCACCTGGTCGCCGGGCTGATCGCCCCCACCCGGGGCAGCGTGCGTGTCTTCGGCGAACCGGTCGGGCAGCGGGCGGCCGCCCTCGCGCGAGTGGCGTTCCTGGCCCAGGACAAACCCCTCTACGACGGCTTCACCGTCGCTGAGATGCTCCGCTTCGGACACCATCTCAATCCGGGGTGGGACGACGCCCTGGCCCGGCAACGGCTGGCGGAACTGGACATCCCGTTGAACCGCAAGGTCGGCAAGCTTTCCGGAGGTCAGCAGGCACAGGTCGCGCTGACCATCGCCGTGGCCAAGCGGCCGGATCTGCTGGTCATGGACGAGCCGCTGGCCAACCTCGACCCAGTGGCCCGGCACGATGTCATGCGCTCCCTGATGGCGGCGGTGGCCGAGACGCAGATGACCGTCGTGCTGTCCTCCCACGTGGTGGCCGACCTGACCAACGCCTGCGACTGGCTGGTGGTGCTCAACCGCGGCCAGGTCCAGATCAGCGGCGAGGTCGACGAGCTGCTCGCCACCCATCGGATGCTGTCCGGTCCGGCCGAGCTGGCCGACGGGGTGGCGGCCCGGATGCCGGTGATCAGCGACAGCCGCAGCGAACGGCAGGCCGACCTGCTGGTGCGCACCGGCCCGGGAACGCCATTGCACGACCCGCGATGGAGAACGTCCAGCGTGAGCCTGGAGGAGCTGGTGCTGGCCTACCTGCGCCGCCCCGACACCACCTCACTGCCTCGTCCGACCCTGACCATTTCTGACCGTTAA
- a CDS encoding GntR family transcriptional regulator, whose product MIKLRLDPSSGVATYLQLVHQVKHALRLGALMPGDRLPTIKEVVSDLAINPNTVAKAYRELEHEGLVVGRPGLGTFVQRSLGGGSTADHTRFRRDLARWVRGCREAGLDQGDMEALFASVLADSPQEGIA is encoded by the coding sequence GTGATCAAGCTTCGCCTCGACCCAAGCTCTGGTGTGGCGACATATCTGCAGCTGGTGCATCAGGTCAAACACGCCTTGCGGCTCGGCGCGCTCATGCCGGGTGATCGGCTGCCGACGATCAAAGAGGTTGTCAGCGACCTCGCGATCAATCCGAACACAGTGGCCAAGGCCTACCGCGAACTGGAACACGAGGGCCTCGTCGTCGGTCGGCCCGGGTTGGGCACGTTCGTGCAGCGGTCCCTGGGCGGCGGATCCACGGCCGATCACACCCGGTTCCGCCGCGACCTCGCCCGGTGGGTGCGCGGCTGCCGTGAAGCGGGGCTCGACCAGGGGGATATGGAGGCGCTGTTCGCCTCGGTGCTCGCTGACTCCCCCCAGGAGGGGATCGCATGA
- a CDS encoding recombinase family protein has translation MSKPEITAVSDADEIERHPCPRCLVEPGSPCRSRSGTVAGTYHTGRFTKVPRLAKLLRVSTPTDRGPGRLWRPGTPPPAPIPADTPATDIRVAYARCSHLTQELQSQLDALAAHGIPREKIFAEKLSTRVRVRPKFEAALEACREIKAHAPHCRVILTVYEMKRLGRDSAELTALADHLTAHGIALEMLAGPLTGIYDPSGTGRVLFTFFAAMAETERENIREATLEGLNAAARKGNHGGRPPVITDDMLHTVLRRRANGESVEDIRPDLIIPTGKRKGQHPSLASIYRALAEHEKRQAYPKAVEQAHADFAMLQAST, from the coding sequence GTGAGTAAGCCGGAAATCACCGCCGTGTCCGACGCTGATGAGATCGAGCGGCACCCGTGCCCGCGCTGCCTGGTCGAGCCCGGCTCGCCGTGTCGGTCGCGCTCCGGCACCGTCGCCGGGACCTACCACACCGGGCGGTTCACCAAAGTCCCTCGGCTGGCGAAGCTGCTGCGCGTGTCGACCCCGACCGACCGCGGGCCGGGGCGGCTGTGGCGGCCAGGCACTCCGCCGCCGGCGCCGATCCCCGCCGACACCCCGGCCACGGACATCCGCGTCGCCTACGCCCGCTGCTCCCACCTCACCCAGGAACTTCAGTCCCAGCTGGACGCGCTGGCCGCACACGGTATCCCGCGCGAGAAGATCTTCGCCGAGAAGTTATCCACCCGCGTGCGGGTCCGCCCGAAGTTCGAAGCCGCCCTGGAGGCCTGCCGCGAGATCAAGGCGCACGCCCCGCACTGCCGAGTCATCCTCACCGTGTACGAGATGAAGCGGCTGGGCCGGGACTCGGCCGAGCTGACCGCGCTGGCCGACCACCTCACCGCGCACGGCATCGCCCTGGAGATGCTCGCCGGGCCGCTGACCGGGATCTACGACCCGTCCGGTACCGGGCGGGTGCTGTTCACGTTCTTTGCCGCGATGGCCGAGACCGAACGCGAGAACATCCGCGAGGCCACCCTGGAAGGCTTGAATGCCGCAGCCCGCAAGGGAAACCATGGCGGACGCCCGCCGGTGATCACCGACGACATGCTGCACACCGTGCTCCGCCGCCGCGCGAACGGCGAGTCGGTGGAGGACATCCGCCCGGACCTGATCATCCCCACCGGCAAGCGCAAGGGACAACACCCGAGCCTGGCGAGCATCTACCGGGCGCTGGCCGAGCATGAGAAGCGGCAGGCGTATCCCAAAGCCGTGGAGCAGGCCCACGCCGACTTCGCCATGCTCCAGGCGAGCACCTGA
- a CDS encoding IS256 family transposase, with product MSTVIQASADTDLEEIAVARRDNHETSDRELVAKLVDQARADGVELVGENGLLGRLTKLVLESALEGEITDHLGYDKHDPAGRGAGNSRNGTRSKTVLTDVGPVEITVPRDRDASFEPKIVRKRQRRLSGVDEMVISLSAKGLTTGEISAHLAEVYGAEVSKQTISTITDKVLEGMAEWQNRPLDAVYPVIFIDAIHVKIRDGQVANRPIYVALAVTVDGERDILGLWAGDGGEGAKFWLHVLTEIKNRGVMDALMVVCDGLKGLPQAIETVWPQAVVQTCVVHLLRASFRYAARQHWDAIAKALRPIYTAPTEAAALERFYEFAEVWGGKYPAIVKLWEDAWAEFVPFLNFDAEIRRVICSTNAIESVNARIRRAVKARGHFPNEQAALKCVYMAIMSLDPTGKGRKRWVTRWKAALNAFAITFDGRLSAGQK from the coding sequence ATGAGTACTGTGATCCAGGCATCCGCAGACACGGACCTGGAGGAGATCGCGGTGGCGCGGCGAGACAATCACGAAACGTCGGATCGCGAGCTGGTGGCCAAACTGGTCGACCAGGCCCGAGCCGACGGAGTGGAGCTGGTCGGAGAGAACGGACTGCTGGGCCGGCTGACCAAACTGGTACTGGAGTCGGCGCTGGAAGGCGAGATCACCGACCATCTCGGCTACGACAAGCACGATCCGGCCGGTCGCGGAGCAGGTAACTCCCGCAACGGCACCCGGTCCAAGACGGTGCTGACCGATGTCGGCCCGGTGGAGATCACCGTCCCGCGGGATCGGGACGCCAGCTTCGAGCCGAAGATCGTGCGCAAGCGGCAACGGCGGCTGTCGGGCGTTGATGAGATGGTCATCTCCCTGTCGGCCAAGGGGCTGACCACCGGGGAGATCTCCGCGCACCTGGCCGAGGTCTACGGCGCCGAGGTCTCCAAGCAGACCATCTCCACCATCACCGACAAGGTGCTGGAAGGGATGGCCGAATGGCAGAACCGGCCACTCGATGCGGTCTACCCGGTGATCTTCATCGATGCCATCCACGTCAAGATCCGTGACGGTCAGGTCGCCAACCGGCCCATCTACGTGGCGTTGGCGGTCACCGTCGACGGCGAGCGCGACATCCTCGGTCTGTGGGCCGGCGACGGTGGCGAGGGTGCCAAGTTCTGGCTGCATGTGCTGACCGAGATCAAGAATCGCGGCGTGATGGATGCGCTGATGGTGGTCTGCGACGGGCTCAAGGGCCTGCCACAGGCGATCGAGACCGTCTGGCCGCAGGCCGTCGTGCAGACCTGTGTGGTGCACCTGCTGCGCGCCTCCTTCCGCTACGCCGCCCGCCAGCACTGGGACGCCATCGCCAAAGCACTGCGGCCGATCTACACCGCGCCGACCGAGGCCGCCGCTTTGGAGCGGTTTTATGAGTTCGCCGAGGTCTGGGGCGGCAAGTACCCGGCGATCGTCAAGCTGTGGGAGGACGCCTGGGCCGAGTTCGTGCCCTTCCTCAACTTCGACGCCGAGATCCGCCGGGTGATCTGCTCCACCAACGCGATCGAGTCGGTCAACGCCCGAATCCGTCGAGCGGTCAAGGCCCGCGGCCACTTCCCGAACGAGCAGGCCGCGCTGAAGTGCGTCTACATGGCCATCATGAGCCTGGATCCCACCGGCAAGGGCCGCAAGCGCTGGGTCACTCGGTGGAAGGCCGCGCTGAACGCTTTCGCCATCACCTTCGACGGACGCCTATCAGCCGGCCAGAAGTAG
- a CDS encoding DUF998 domain-containing protein produces MATTAATTPATTGVPAVRRSTGHLLLAGALAGPVFFTSATIQMLTREGFDITRHPISQLSTGGLGWIQIATFVLAGLGGLALAGGVRRTVTEGIGRRALPILVGIFGAGMIAAGMFIMDPENGFPAGTPDGPVAQMSWQSITHSAAAAVSFTALAIAAIVLVVRYARRRAVPAAIGNGAAALVLLLPMSPDHMSVQIAVNGLVAFTWTTVLALSLRRSA; encoded by the coding sequence ATGGCCACCACCGCAGCCACCACCCCGGCCACCACCGGCGTCCCCGCCGTCCGCCGCTCGACCGGCCACCTGCTGCTCGCCGGCGCTCTGGCCGGGCCGGTGTTCTTCACCTCGGCGACCATCCAGATGCTCACCCGCGAGGGCTTCGACATCACCCGCCATCCGATCAGCCAGCTCTCCACCGGCGGCCTCGGCTGGATCCAGATCGCCACGTTCGTGCTCGCCGGCCTGGGCGGCCTGGCATTGGCCGGCGGTGTCAGGCGTACCGTCACCGAGGGGATCGGCCGGCGGGCGCTGCCCATCCTCGTCGGGATCTTCGGGGCCGGGATGATCGCCGCGGGTATGTTCATCATGGACCCGGAAAACGGCTTTCCCGCCGGGACTCCCGACGGGCCGGTGGCTCAGATGTCCTGGCAGAGCATCACGCACTCGGCCGCGGCCGCCGTCTCCTTCACCGCGCTGGCCATCGCCGCCATCGTGCTGGTCGTCCGATACGCCCGCCGCCGGGCCGTGCCGGCGGCCATCGGCAACGGCGCCGCCGCGCTCGTCCTGCTGCTGCCCATGTCGCCCGATCACATGAGCGTCCAGATCGCCGTCAACGGCCTGGTCGCCTTCACCTGGACGACCGTCCTGGCCCTGTCCCTGCGCCGCTCCGCCTGA
- a CDS encoding YciI family protein: MKYLLLSHTPAAAWDAATADTPSEEALAAFAAYQKFEQELIATGEFVSSEGLGHPAVSTTVRKTADGVVATDGPFAELKEVLASFAVIDVAGQERAVEIVSRIVEVLGEPIEIRPIMGEDFTA, translated from the coding sequence ATGAAGTACTTGCTGCTCAGCCACACCCCGGCCGCGGCCTGGGACGCCGCGACCGCTGACACCCCGTCGGAGGAGGCGCTGGCGGCGTTCGCCGCCTACCAGAAGTTCGAGCAGGAACTGATCGCCACCGGCGAGTTCGTCAGCAGCGAGGGTCTCGGTCATCCCGCGGTCAGCACCACGGTCCGCAAGACCGCTGACGGCGTGGTGGCGACCGACGGGCCGTTCGCCGAACTGAAGGAGGTCTTGGCCAGCTTCGCCGTCATCGACGTGGCCGGCCAGGAACGAGCCGTGGAGATCGTCTCGCGGATCGTCGAGGTGCTGGGTGAGCCGATCGAGATCCGGCCGATCATGGGCGAGGACTTCACGGCGTGA
- a CDS encoding RNA polymerase sigma factor: protein MTDHAEPAAGRAAGKAHASMNAGIEHLLRVEAPQVLGALVRRFGRFDVAEDAVQEAVLTASRIWPADGVPDNPRSWLIRIGYRRMVDLLRADQSRRRREQEAGVAELAMREPDRQPGAARETDDSLALLLLCCHPALSAASQVALTLRAVGGLTTAEIAHAHGTPENTMGTRISRAKQRLARAGARFTPPTDTDRDSRMAAAMQVLYLIFNEGYTASTGDRLARVDLTSEAIRLTRMLHASVPADAEVTGLLALMLLTEARRPARTSGHDELVPLDEQDRTRWDGDLTREGTELIDSVWDRREVGPYQLQAAIAAVHAAATSPQQTDWPQIAALYLWLERLNPIPPVRLSRVVAVAKAYGPVRGLALLDDLNRRFQLGQDPLIRQRERAVRAHLLQMTGDAAGAARLYREAASLTGNLVEQRYLLDQAGHLG, encoded by the coding sequence GTGACCGATCATGCCGAACCGGCGGCCGGCCGGGCGGCGGGAAAGGCGCACGCGAGCATGAACGCAGGCATCGAGCACCTGCTGCGCGTCGAGGCGCCACAGGTGCTCGGCGCGCTGGTGCGGCGTTTCGGCCGCTTCGACGTCGCCGAGGACGCGGTGCAGGAGGCAGTGCTCACCGCGAGCCGCATCTGGCCGGCCGACGGCGTGCCGGACAACCCACGCAGCTGGCTGATTCGCATCGGCTATCGGCGGATGGTCGATCTGCTCCGCGCCGACCAGTCCCGGCGCCGACGTGAGCAGGAGGCCGGCGTCGCCGAGCTGGCCATGCGGGAACCGGACCGCCAGCCGGGCGCCGCGCGGGAGACCGACGACAGCCTCGCCCTGCTGCTGCTCTGCTGTCACCCGGCACTGAGCGCCGCCTCCCAGGTGGCGCTCACGCTGCGGGCCGTGGGCGGCCTCACGACCGCCGAGATCGCGCATGCCCATGGAACCCCGGAGAACACCATGGGCACCCGGATCAGCCGCGCCAAGCAGCGGCTGGCCCGCGCCGGCGCCCGCTTCACCCCGCCGACCGACACCGACCGCGACAGCCGGATGGCCGCCGCGATGCAGGTGCTCTACCTGATCTTCAACGAGGGCTACACCGCCTCCACCGGCGACCGACTCGCCCGCGTCGACCTGACCAGCGAGGCCATCCGGCTGACCCGCATGCTCCACGCCTCCGTGCCCGCCGACGCCGAGGTCACCGGCCTGCTCGCGCTGATGCTGCTCACCGAGGCCCGTCGTCCCGCCCGCACCAGTGGCCACGACGAGCTGGTGCCCTTGGACGAGCAGGACCGGACGCGATGGGACGGCGACCTCACCCGCGAGGGCACCGAGCTGATCGACAGCGTCTGGGACCGCCGCGAGGTCGGCCCCTACCAGCTGCAGGCGGCGATCGCGGCCGTGCACGCCGCGGCGACCTCGCCGCAGCAGACCGACTGGCCGCAGATCGCGGCGCTCTACCTGTGGCTCGAACGGCTCAACCCCATCCCGCCGGTACGGCTGAGCCGGGTGGTGGCCGTGGCCAAAGCGTACGGGCCGGTTCGAGGACTGGCCCTGCTCGACGACCTCAACCGCCGCTTCCAGCTCGGCCAGGACCCGCTGATCCGGCAACGCGAACGCGCGGTGCGCGCCCACCTGCTCCAGATGACCGGCGACGCGGCCGGCGCGGCGAGGCTGTATCGTGAGGCGGCTTCCCTGACCGGCAACCTGGTCGAGCAGCGATATCTGCTCGACCAGGCCGGCCACCTGGGCTGA
- a CDS encoding class I SAM-dependent methyltransferase, translating to MALLSRLDRFNRRHPWSHNDHYGRWVADRVAASGARHVLDVGCGTGNLAALLRRRAATVTGLEPDPATARAAAERFADDPAVTIVQADFAGRDPQRRWDAITLVAVLHHLSLAPTLRELRGCLTPGGRLVVIGCYREAGPADLLAALPAMVANPIMGMIKHPARADEPPLHMTAPTTDPQETLADIRASAARELPGARIRRRLFWRYTLVYDAPNGRNGA from the coding sequence ATGGCACTGCTGTCTCGCCTCGACCGTTTCAACCGGCGGCACCCTTGGAGCCACAACGACCACTACGGCCGCTGGGTCGCCGACCGAGTGGCCGCGTCCGGGGCCCGCCACGTCCTCGACGTCGGGTGCGGCACGGGTAACCTCGCCGCTCTGCTTCGCCGACGCGCCGCTACCGTCACCGGGCTCGAACCCGATCCCGCGACCGCCCGCGCCGCGGCGGAGCGCTTCGCCGACGACCCCGCGGTCACCATCGTCCAAGCCGACTTCGCCGGGCGCGACCCGCAGCGGCGATGGGACGCCATCACCCTCGTCGCTGTCTTGCACCACCTCTCGCTGGCGCCCACCCTGCGTGAACTGCGCGGCTGTCTCACCCCGGGCGGGCGTCTCGTGGTCATCGGCTGCTACCGGGAGGCCGGGCCCGCCGACTTGCTCGCCGCCCTGCCTGCCATGGTTGCCAACCCGATCATGGGAATGATCAAGCACCCGGCCCGCGCCGATGAACCGCCCTTGCACATGACGGCGCCCACCACCGATCCGCAGGAGACCCTGGCCGACATCCGGGCCTCGGCCGCACGGGAACTGCCCGGCGCCCGGATCCGACGTCGCCTGTTCTGGCGATACACCTTGGTCTATGACGCCCCCAACGGACGGAACGGGGCCTAA
- a CDS encoding helix-turn-helix domain-containing protein, which translates to MIVSGSAAARPTDRRGDRAAVRRVARRAAELPQVLSGLWSGSPNVVKIDELDVICTVLSCGVEELLIPEPESVAEPRHHNDDETATVGQTMAVGQTRSVTPRTGAGRSLPPR; encoded by the coding sequence ATGATTGTCAGTGGATCCGCAGCTGCGCGTCCCACCGACCGCCGAGGAGATCGAGCAGCTGTTCGCAGGGTGGCGCGAAGAGCTGCTGAGCTGCCGCAAGTTCTGTCGGGCCTGTGGTCGGGAAGCCCCAACGTGGTCAAGATCGACGAGCTCGACGTCATCTGCACCGTGCTGAGCTGCGGCGTCGAGGAACTGCTGATCCCCGAACCCGAGAGCGTGGCCGAGCCGCGGCACCACAACGATGATGAAACTGCGACGGTCGGCCAAACCATGGCGGTCGGCCAAACTCGGTCAGTCACCCCGCGCACCGGCGCCGGACGGTCCCTACCGCCTCGATGA